A single genomic interval of Zingiber officinale cultivar Zhangliang chromosome 4A, Zo_v1.1, whole genome shotgun sequence harbors:
- the LOC121969706 gene encoding surfeit locus protein 6-like produces the protein MAKKDRRRKDSPATTADVDFKSLIRSHSVFFDHLVELIPARYYLPLNEDRPWFYGLSKIQKAAVKAESRENIKKSRRARFDPAKSSTTTLDHLKRNIEAANAAADTSEDEDDEESGESEIEVDNPRPVTPEAPSLTYEELRQRLHKRIDDLRSGRNTRPQLLIKPRPDKADKKRKNKKKGEEEKASTSLGKEEATEPRQEKKKRKMANRDGGVGAPDISFGKVNLSGEDDIRSKKRKLSKKHQLEKAKKLEEAKNDPEKGAMISKKHSWKSAVSRAAGMKVHDDPKLLKESIKKGKKRQQKHAEKWKERIKITEKSMAEKQKTRTTNIKGRIHQKKMRRIEKREKKLMRPGFEGRKEGYINE, from the coding sequence ATGGCGAAAAAAGACAGACGACGCAAAGATTCTCCCGCCACCACCGCCGACGTCGACTTCAAATCCCTAATCCGATCCCACTCAGTCTTCTTCGATCATCTCGTTGAGCTCATCCCTGCCCGCTACTACCTCCCCCTCAACGAGGACAGACCCTGGTTCTATGGCCTATCCAAGATCCAGAAGGCCGCCGTCAAAGCAGAGTCCAGGGAAAACATTAAGAAGTCTCGCCGCGCTCGTTTCGACCCCGCCAAGTCGTCCACCACCACCCTCGATCACCTGAAGAGGAACATAGAAGCGGCGAACGCGGCGGCAGACACTAGCGAGGATGAGGACGATGAAGAAAGTGGCGAGAGCGAAATCGAGGTCGATAACCCCCGGCCGGTGACCCCCGAGGCCCCTTCCCTTACGTACGAGGAGCTCCGGCAGCGGCTTCACAAGCGGATCGACGATCTCCGGTCTGGTCGCAACACCCGGCCGCAGCTTCTGATCAAGCCGAGGCCGGATAAGgcagacaagaagaggaaaaataaaaagaagggCGAGGAGGAAAAAGCTTCTACTTCTCTAGGAAAGGAGGAGGCGACCGAGCCTCgccaagagaagaagaaaaggaagatggCAAACCGCGATGGAGGCGTTGGTGCTCCTGATATCTCATTTGGGAAGGTCAATTTGAGCGGGGAGGATGATATTAGGAGCAAAAAGAGGAAGCTTTCTAAGAAGCATCAGCTGGAGAAGGCGAAGAAGTTGGAGGAAGCTAAAAATGATCCTGAGAAGGGAGCAAtgatctccaaaaagcattctTGGAAGTCAGCAGTGAGCAGAGCTGCAGGTATGAAGGTACATGATGACCCAAAACTGCTGAAAGAGAGCATAAAGAAGGGCAAGAAGAGGCAGCAGAAGCATGCAGAGAAGTGGAAGGAGAGGATCAAGATCACGGAAAAATCTATGGCAGAGAAGCAAAAGACAAGGACAACAAATATCAAAGGGAGGATCCACCAGAAAAAGATGAGGCGTAtcgagaagagggagaagaaacTGATGCGCCCAGGTTTTGAGGGACGGAAGGAAGGATATATCAATGAATGA